In Kordiimonas sp. SCSIO 12610, the following are encoded in one genomic region:
- a CDS encoding helix-turn-helix domain-containing protein produces the protein MPIISAETIKPDASTTLEHTGSVTSSFGRMLKQWRQHRGHSQLELSLRADVSQKHISFIETGRSRPKVETVRKVAEALEIPLREQNKLYEMAGLPARFPDVHYDAAALTPYRDAIFRMLKQQDPFPAYVVDRWWNLIEANEAGKMLFMAPGLDTPNMVDAFMAPGAFRDMVENFDEVAWAFMKRLRAEAMQAPGDEQMQALLSRAQAYLQNVPEPKTTDRHELALCPRIKMGDAVINMITMVAHFSEPNAAILDELRLELVFPADAEAAAFFTAMQV, from the coding sequence ATGCCTATTATATCAGCAGAAACTATCAAACCGGACGCTAGCACGACACTAGAACATACGGGTTCAGTGACTTCGAGCTTTGGCCGTATGCTGAAACAGTGGCGCCAACACCGCGGGCACAGCCAACTGGAACTTAGTTTGAGAGCAGATGTGTCACAAAAACATATTTCTTTCATTGAAACGGGGCGCTCACGGCCAAAAGTGGAGACTGTCCGCAAGGTGGCAGAAGCGCTTGAAATTCCGCTTAGGGAGCAAAATAAGCTATATGAAATGGCAGGCCTTCCGGCGCGGTTTCCAGATGTGCATTATGATGCGGCGGCCCTTACCCCTTACAGGGATGCAATTTTTCGCATGCTGAAACAGCAAGACCCATTCCCTGCATATGTGGTGGATCGCTGGTGGAATTTGATCGAAGCGAATGAGGCTGGCAAAATGCTGTTTATGGCACCGGGGCTGGATACACCCAATATGGTTGATGCCTTTATGGCGCCTGGTGCTTTTCGGGATATGGTCGAGAATTTTGACGAAGTTGCCTGGGCATTCATGAAACGCTTGCGTGCAGAAGCGATGCAAGCCCCCGGTGACGAACAAATGCAGGCCTTGCTTTCCCGGGCGCAGGCATATTTGCAAAATGTTCCGGAACCAAAGACAACGGACCGTCACGAGCTCGCGCTTTGTCCTCGTATTAAAATGGGGGATGCTGTGATTAATATGATTACAATGGTTGCTCATTTTTCTGAGCCTAATGCAGCTATTTTGGACGAACTTAGGTTAGAGTTGGTGTTCCCCGCTGACGCAGAAGCGGCTGCCTTCTTTACCGCCATGCAGGTATAA
- a CDS encoding MipA/OmpV family protein — translation MKRLILNFSVFTVFSAIMILIAHGAVAQAPDAQVQQPPQRPQGPQRLSDWEIDLGAGALFSPVFAGSDEYQLSLLPSIRLTFKNRFFASVQKGAGYNIINDGTWRVGPILRYAFPRDENGGTSPFAVIGGNTDALIGLGDVAGTFELGGFAEYRTGAWRFKAETRQGLNGHEGLVGELEAAFQSNISSWFYERGRPILASVGARAIFTDDDFNQAYFGVNQNQSLASGLPEFDAGGGLYSVSANAQVIYPYSRRLSIIGFSSLERLTGDVADSPLVIERGSRNQFTMGIFFSYKFGL, via the coding sequence ATGAAACGCCTAATTTTGAATTTTTCTGTATTTACCGTATTTTCCGCAATTATGATTCTGATTGCCCATGGGGCGGTTGCGCAGGCACCAGACGCTCAGGTGCAACAACCACCGCAAAGACCTCAAGGGCCGCAAAGGTTGTCGGATTGGGAAATTGACCTTGGGGCAGGTGCATTATTTTCCCCTGTGTTTGCTGGTTCTGACGAGTATCAACTATCACTTTTGCCGTCTATCCGTCTGACCTTTAAAAACAGGTTTTTTGCCTCTGTTCAGAAAGGGGCGGGATATAATATCATTAACGATGGTACATGGCGTGTTGGACCAATTTTGCGGTATGCATTTCCACGTGATGAAAATGGCGGCACTAGTCCATTTGCGGTGATTGGTGGGAATACGGATGCCCTTATTGGCCTTGGTGATGTTGCGGGTACATTCGAGCTTGGCGGGTTTGCAGAATACAGGACAGGTGCCTGGCGCTTTAAAGCGGAAACACGACAAGGGCTGAACGGCCACGAAGGTTTGGTCGGTGAACTGGAGGCTGCTTTCCAAAGCAATATTTCAAGTTGGTTTTATGAGCGTGGTCGTCCCATTTTGGCGTCAGTTGGTGCGCGGGCAATTTTCACTGATGATGATTTTAATCAAGCCTATTTCGGGGTTAATCAAAATCAATCGCTTGCGAGCGGGTTGCCTGAATTTGACGCAGGCGGTGGCCTTTACTCCGTAAGTGCGAATGCACAGGTTATTTATCCATACAGCAGGCGGCTTTCAATCATTGGGTTCAGCAGTCTGGAGCGCTTAACAGGTGATGTGGCTGATAGCCCACTAGTGATTGAGCGCGGCAGCCGCAACCAATTTACGATGGGTATATTCTTTTCCTATAAATTCGGTCTTTAA
- a CDS encoding acetyltransferase has translation MTITMRAATPSDHSCLFDIWQTAVAATHDFLSEKDAAEIADLVRDHYIPNAEFMVTVDQSDTPTAFIGMTDNSIDALFVHSDHHGEGIGSFIVKQMQSQFETLTLDVNEGNPGARAFYEKHGFEKTGRSETDDQGRPYPLIHMAWRR, from the coding sequence ATGACCATTACAATGCGTGCGGCGACACCAAGCGATCATTCGTGCCTTTTCGATATCTGGCAAACGGCCGTTGCTGCAACCCATGATTTCCTTAGTGAAAAGGATGCCGCTGAAATTGCTGACCTTGTGAGGGATCACTATATCCCAAATGCGGAATTCATGGTGACAGTTGATCAGAGCGATACCCCAACAGCCTTCATTGGTATGACCGATAATTCGATCGATGCGCTTTTTGTTCACAGTGACCACCACGGTGAAGGGATTGGTAGTTTTATTGTCAAACAAATGCAAAGTCAGTTTGAAACGCTGACGCTTGATGTGAACGAAGGAAATCCAGGCGCACGGGCTTTTTATGAAAAACATGGCTTTGAAAAAACAGGCCGATCAGAAACCGACGATCAGGGTCGGCCATACCCGCTTATTCATATGGCTTGGCGGCGATAA
- a CDS encoding ABC transporter permease, which translates to MLKQILKTGFWQMIRRPALPLLNMLGLAAGIAVSILILLYVHVELNYNSWVENHEGLYRVEGQALRSTTGGYGINTVTPLAPTIRENIDEAELALRMGFRNWPIKQDTLINYETITIADQGLFDIFTVDFVSGTAQTAFSNNHSVVLSEAMAAKYFGTGNAIGQTLTVNNIDYIVSGVFKDLPAHTDFNIQIAIQYSDALVPNHASWDNVSLQTYVKLRDGASIADVEEKLAVIVDEHRPFQGPGTSDMREIYRLFLQPFGDIHLGSSDRTSANSIGRYATVYSFLGIAILVLAISVFNYVSLATARAVEREKEFCLRKVSGANYFQIIRHVMIEMAMQTIPAALIGLLIAADLLPYFGSIMGVEYKLGDLFDTSGITIFAISTILLGLVAGFYPALIINKFRPVKFLSGGKSQRANVTRFRTALVFIQFTASIALIIGAVAISRQMAHIQDLDLGFEPSNIVLIRGLDRGVDASRSESFKAQIAKLSGVETVTRSSVVPNDNRVTYEGFYSKFQTPESLIGLRLVATDDDFFTSYQANLISGRQLNTNFADDFVELNNYSPRDGNKNVVINREAVRNLGYESPSAIIGEHITMDLGEGQGADLTIVGVIDDIQFRSARRPMENKIYFHSPNALNVMSVRLVKGMEAQTISDIEAIWQQMYPETPFLLQYMEERIASLYDNENQQLSLFAVFSILAVILSLVGLIGLVSNSIAHRAKEFSIRRVLGASVADNLKLFTWQYLKPVLIANLPAGFVAYYFLNDWLQKYPSRIDMGADLYLIGGGTIVCITVVLVASLVLRAASVPPVKLLKYE; encoded by the coding sequence ATGCTTAAGCAAATTTTAAAAACCGGTTTTTGGCAAATGATCAGGCGGCCTGCCCTGCCTCTACTAAATATGCTGGGTCTAGCGGCCGGCATTGCGGTTTCAATTCTTATTCTCCTCTATGTTCATGTTGAATTAAACTATAATTCCTGGGTGGAAAATCATGAGGGCCTTTACCGTGTTGAAGGGCAGGCACTGCGCTCGACAACAGGTGGGTATGGCATAAATACAGTTACACCGCTCGCCCCAACCATTCGTGAAAATATTGATGAAGCTGAACTGGCTCTAAGGATGGGTTTCAGAAACTGGCCAATCAAACAGGACACGCTCATTAATTATGAAACGATCACAATCGCTGATCAGGGTTTATTCGACATTTTTACCGTCGATTTTGTTAGCGGCACCGCTCAGACTGCTTTCTCCAACAATCATAGTGTTGTTCTATCTGAAGCAATGGCCGCGAAATACTTTGGTACTGGCAATGCGATCGGCCAAACACTAACCGTCAATAACATTGATTATATTGTAAGCGGTGTTTTCAAAGATCTGCCTGCTCATACCGATTTTAATATTCAGATTGCTATTCAATATAGTGATGCGCTTGTTCCTAACCATGCATCGTGGGACAATGTGAGTTTGCAGACCTATGTAAAATTACGCGACGGCGCAAGCATCGCAGACGTTGAAGAAAAACTCGCAGTTATTGTTGATGAACACCGGCCCTTTCAGGGTCCTGGGACAAGCGATATGCGTGAAATCTATCGCCTTTTCCTTCAACCGTTCGGAGATATTCATCTAGGGTCCAGCGATCGTACTTCGGCTAATTCGATTGGGCGTTATGCAACGGTATATTCTTTCCTGGGTATAGCAATTCTAGTGCTTGCAATCTCAGTATTTAACTATGTAAGCCTCGCTACGGCCAGAGCCGTCGAACGAGAAAAAGAATTTTGCCTTCGTAAAGTTTCAGGCGCCAATTATTTCCAAATCATCCGGCATGTGATGATCGAAATGGCCATGCAAACCATTCCTGCCGCCCTGATTGGCTTGTTGATTGCTGCCGATCTGTTACCATATTTTGGTTCGATCATGGGCGTTGAGTATAAACTGGGCGACCTGTTCGACACCTCAGGCATCACAATTTTTGCAATATCAACAATTTTACTCGGCCTTGTCGCAGGGTTTTATCCTGCACTTATCATCAATAAGTTCCGCCCTGTTAAATTTTTATCTGGCGGTAAATCACAGCGAGCTAATGTGACACGGTTTAGAACAGCACTTGTCTTCATTCAGTTTACGGCTTCAATCGCGCTTATTATTGGTGCTGTGGCTATTTCACGACAAATGGCCCATATTCAAGACCTTGATCTCGGTTTTGAACCATCGAACATAGTGCTCATTAGAGGCTTGGACCGCGGGGTTGATGCGTCGCGCTCAGAAAGTTTTAAAGCACAAATCGCAAAATTATCCGGCGTCGAAACAGTAACGCGCTCCTCAGTTGTTCCCAACGACAATAGAGTTACCTACGAAGGGTTCTATTCAAAATTCCAAACACCGGAGAGCCTGATCGGACTTCGCCTTGTTGCAACCGATGATGATTTTTTCACAAGTTATCAGGCCAATTTGATTTCAGGCCGTCAGCTTAATACAAATTTCGCGGACGATTTTGTCGAACTGAACAATTATTCTCCGCGCGATGGTAACAAAAATGTTGTCATCAACCGCGAAGCCGTCAGAAACCTGGGCTATGAAAGCCCAAGCGCAATCATCGGCGAGCATATCACAATGGATCTGGGTGAAGGCCAAGGCGCAGATTTAACCATTGTGGGTGTTATTGACGATATCCAGTTCCGCTCGGCTCGCAGGCCAATGGAAAACAAGATATATTTTCACTCACCAAACGCTTTGAATGTTATGTCTGTTAGACTTGTAAAAGGCATGGAAGCCCAAACAATCTCGGATATCGAAGCAATTTGGCAACAAATGTACCCTGAAACTCCCTTCCTGCTTCAATATATGGAAGAACGTATCGCCAGCCTGTATGATAATGAAAATCAGCAACTGAGTTTATTCGCTGTATTCTCAATTCTTGCTGTTATCCTGTCGCTTGTCGGGTTGATCGGCCTTGTCAGCAATTCAATCGCTCACCGTGCAAAAGAATTCAGCATTCGCAGGGTGCTCGGTGCTTCCGTTGCAGACAATCTCAAGCTCTTTACCTGGCAATATTTAAAACCTGTCCTGATCGCCAACCTGCCTGCAGGGTTTGTTGCATACTATTTCCTAAACGACTGGCTACAGAAATACCCAAGCCGCATTGATATGGGGGCCGACCTGTACCTTATTGGCGGCGGTACAATAGTTTGCATAACTGTTGTTCTGGTTGCTTCCTTGGTGCTTCGTGCTGCATCCGTTCCCCCAGTCAAACTATTAAAATACGAGTAA
- a CDS encoding TIGR00266 family protein, with translation MSASVPSVAGRKHIRSQGIADDIDYEIKGAEMQFVEIELDPGESAIAEAGAMMFKGKDITMNAVFGDGSGQDGGFMGKLLGAGKRLITGESLFTTVFTHEGFGKERVAFAAPYPGNILPVKLDDYGGRIICQKDSFLAAARGVQIGIHFQQKIMTGLFGGEGFIMQRLDGDGWAFIHIGGTVIEKDLKPGEVLHVDTGCLAAMTADVDMDIESVGGVKSMIFGGEGVFFARLTGPGKVWLQSLPFSRLAGRMLAASPAGSGARKGEGSVLGGLGNMLDGDGF, from the coding sequence ATGTCAGCGAGTGTTCCATCAGTAGCAGGGCGAAAGCATATTCGAAGTCAGGGTATTGCGGATGATATCGACTATGAGATCAAAGGCGCTGAGATGCAGTTTGTAGAAATTGAACTGGATCCTGGCGAATCTGCAATCGCTGAAGCGGGCGCCATGATGTTCAAAGGCAAGGACATCACCATGAACGCTGTTTTTGGGGATGGATCAGGTCAGGATGGCGGCTTTATGGGGAAACTGTTGGGTGCTGGTAAGCGACTGATTACGGGTGAGAGCTTGTTTACCACCGTTTTTACACATGAAGGTTTCGGTAAAGAACGTGTGGCGTTCGCAGCACCGTATCCCGGAAATATTTTGCCTGTGAAACTGGACGATTATGGCGGCCGGATCATTTGTCAGAAGGATAGTTTCCTTGCAGCTGCAAGAGGGGTTCAAATTGGAATCCATTTTCAACAGAAAATTATGACAGGCCTGTTCGGCGGCGAAGGTTTCATTATGCAACGCCTGGACGGCGACGGTTGGGCGTTCATTCATATTGGGGGAACGGTGATTGAAAAAGATCTGAAGCCCGGTGAAGTTTTGCATGTGGACACGGGTTGCCTTGCCGCCATGACCGCGGATGTCGATATGGACATTGAAAGCGTCGGGGGGGTGAAGTCTATGATTTTTGGCGGGGAAGGTGTTTTCTTCGCAAGGTTGACAGGCCCTGGAAAAGTTTGGCTTCAGAGCCTGCCATTCAGTCGCCTCGCTGGGCGTATGCTTGCCGCATCACCCGCTGGCAGTGGTGCACGCAAGGGTGAAGGATCGGTCCTCGGTGGGCTTGGTAACATGCTGGACGGCGATGGATTTTAA
- a CDS encoding S9 family peptidase: MITTYSKMIRIGLMIVMSSFVSSIVSANDKLTPEHWLNWERAGGPQVSPDGKVIVYTRSRTNAMEDRISSEIWMMNADGGKHRFLVKGGGVRWSPDGSRIAYVAVGDDGKPQVFVRWMDAEGATSQITHSLYAPQMIRWSPDSKTVAFRARVPAKSDWKYEQPKMPKGAKIRGGATVIDTLHYRQDRVGLIAGFDHLFTVPADGGTAKQLTSGKWHTSLRFSGILTNSPFVWTPDNTHLVFDGNGPEGDVNEAVPMSFIHKVDVKSGKIKSLTNTPGMWGSPAVSPDGKTVIFAGQADTIATYGVDEIRTVGIDGSGERSITKTLPNSAGDFRFAKNGKSVFFNMATEGDAGVVELTLSNGNMKTVTKGDMQQFAMASMASDGRMVGTLTTPEHDRDLAVSDRRGNVTRLTNLNADILDGVTLSSVEEIWYDSTENTKVQGWIITPPDYDANKKYPLLLYIHGGPHAMYGTNFRFAMQAFAAKGYVVVYTNPRGSTGYGSDFANAIDNAYPGDRDFADLMAGVDTTIAKRSIDEDRMYVTGCSGGGVLTTWVVGNTDRFAAGASLCPVINWVSFVGTADVVAWSYRRFHKPWWEDLETWMKHSPLSRAPYTKTPTLYMTGDKDLRTPLKQAEEMYSALKVLGVPTKLVAMKGEYHGTSSIPSNMLRTISILDTWFKEWPEKKGSE, encoded by the coding sequence ATGATCACGACATATTCCAAAATGATACGTATTGGGCTGATGATTGTTATGTCATCATTTGTATCATCGATTGTTTCAGCGAACGATAAACTTACACCTGAGCATTGGTTAAACTGGGAACGTGCGGGTGGGCCGCAGGTTTCGCCGGATGGTAAAGTTATTGTCTATACCCGGTCGCGCACCAATGCGATGGAAGACAGGATTTCGAGCGAAATCTGGATGATGAATGCGGACGGTGGTAAACACCGTTTCCTCGTGAAAGGCGGGGGTGTTCGTTGGTCACCAGACGGTAGCCGCATTGCCTATGTTGCAGTTGGTGACGACGGAAAGCCGCAGGTTTTTGTGCGCTGGATGGACGCCGAGGGTGCCACAAGTCAGATTACCCACAGTCTTTATGCACCGCAGATGATCCGGTGGTCACCGGACAGTAAAACCGTTGCTTTTCGTGCGCGTGTTCCGGCTAAATCTGATTGGAAATACGAGCAGCCAAAAATGCCGAAGGGCGCTAAAATACGGGGCGGCGCGACGGTTATTGATACGCTTCATTACAGGCAGGACCGCGTTGGTTTGATCGCGGGGTTTGATCATTTGTTTACGGTTCCTGCGGACGGGGGTACTGCAAAGCAATTGACGAGCGGTAAATGGCATACAAGCCTAAGGTTTTCTGGCATTTTAACCAATTCACCTTTCGTATGGACACCGGATAATACCCACCTCGTATTTGATGGAAATGGCCCGGAAGGTGATGTGAATGAGGCTGTTCCCATGTCTTTCATTCATAAGGTTGATGTGAAATCAGGCAAAATCAAAAGCCTAACAAACACGCCGGGTATGTGGGGATCACCTGCCGTGTCACCAGATGGCAAGACAGTGATTTTTGCGGGTCAGGCCGACACGATTGCCACATACGGTGTTGATGAAATTCGAACCGTTGGCATCGATGGTAGTGGTGAGCGAAGCATCACCAAAACCCTTCCAAATTCTGCGGGTGATTTCAGGTTTGCGAAGAACGGTAAAAGCGTATTTTTTAATATGGCCACAGAAGGCGACGCAGGTGTTGTTGAATTAACGCTTTCAAACGGAAATATGAAAACTGTCACGAAAGGTGACATGCAACAGTTCGCTATGGCGAGCATGGCATCAGACGGTCGGATGGTTGGAACGCTGACGACGCCCGAACATGACCGTGACCTTGCTGTTTCGGATCGTCGGGGCAACGTTACCCGGCTTACAAACTTGAACGCTGATATTCTGGATGGTGTTACACTCAGCAGTGTTGAAGAGATTTGGTACGACAGCACCGAAAACACAAAGGTGCAGGGCTGGATAATCACACCGCCTGATTATGACGCTAATAAGAAATATCCGCTGTTGTTATACATCCACGGCGGGCCGCATGCCATGTATGGCACAAACTTCCGCTTTGCCATGCAGGCATTTGCAGCCAAGGGCTATGTGGTGGTTTATACCAACCCGCGCGGGTCAACGGGCTATGGTAGTGATTTTGCAAACGCGATTGATAACGCCTATCCGGGTGACCGCGATTTTGCCGACTTGATGGCTGGTGTTGATACAACGATTGCAAAACGGTCAATCGACGAAGACCGGATGTATGTTACTGGATGCTCAGGCGGTGGCGTTCTGACCACATGGGTTGTTGGTAATACGGATCGTTTCGCGGCTGGTGCGTCGCTGTGCCCTGTGATTAACTGGGTTAGTTTTGTTGGCACGGCGGATGTTGTCGCATGGTCCTATCGTCGTTTCCACAAGCCTTGGTGGGAAGACCTTGAAACCTGGATGAAGCACAGTCCATTATCACGTGCGCCTTATACGAAAACGCCAACACTTTACATGACTGGTGACAAAGATTTGCGTACACCTTTGAAGCAAGCGGAAGAAATGTATTCAGCGCTTAAAGTTCTAGGTGTGCCGACAAAGCTCGTGGCCATGAAGGGCGAATATCATGGAACATCCAGTATTCCTTCAAATATGCTTAGAACGATTTCAATTCTGGATACATGGTTTAAGGAATGGCCTGAAAAGAAAGGCTCAGAATAG
- a CDS encoding FAD-dependent oxidoreductase, giving the protein MADDVSGKIADKILWVAVIGAGPAGYYTAEALTTGRDDVRVDIIDRLPTPFGLIRAGVAPDHQSIKNVAKRYSATNDRENVRFVGNLSLGRDITLKELQTLYDVVVLATGAAKDRELGLDGENLTGIIGSSAFVSWYNSHPDFRNLAPDLKVASVAVIGNGNVAIDVARVLAKTADEMTNSDLAPHAADQIHGSPIRDIYVFGRRGPLEASFTPKEMGELNELENCVALVDEGQLPDASGDDELAGAQKKNMIALRKMAENKPDDKNIRLHLMFYRRPMAILGDERVCGIRLEKTRVEADGTCTGTGETETLPVGLIVPCIGYKSAPIEDVPYNERRGRFENDEGLIADRLYCVGWARRGPTGTIGTNKPDGVAIAKKILEEVQPSGRGGRVGLDKIVEERDLKIVTFADWKKIDEAETSAATDGAPRVKFASVEDMIEAVDNQ; this is encoded by the coding sequence ATGGCTGATGATGTTTCGGGGAAAATCGCTGATAAAATCTTATGGGTGGCGGTGATTGGAGCAGGGCCCGCAGGGTATTACACCGCCGAGGCGCTAACCACCGGGCGGGATGACGTGCGTGTTGATATTATTGATCGCCTACCAACCCCTTTTGGTTTGATCAGGGCAGGGGTCGCGCCTGACCATCAATCAATCAAAAATGTTGCAAAACGGTATAGTGCCACGAATGACAGGGAAAATGTCCGATTTGTTGGAAATCTCTCCCTCGGGCGCGACATAACCTTAAAGGAACTACAAACGCTTTATGATGTTGTAGTTTTGGCAACGGGGGCCGCCAAAGACCGTGAACTGGGCCTCGACGGTGAAAACCTAACTGGTATTATTGGGTCGAGTGCATTCGTTAGCTGGTACAATAGTCACCCTGATTTCCGTAACCTCGCGCCAGACCTTAAAGTGGCAAGTGTTGCGGTTATCGGTAACGGCAATGTGGCGATTGATGTCGCGCGGGTGCTTGCCAAAACTGCGGATGAAATGACAAATTCTGACCTTGCCCCCCATGCAGCCGATCAAATCCACGGCTCGCCAATTCGGGATATTTATGTGTTTGGGCGCCGTGGGCCACTAGAGGCAAGCTTTACACCAAAAGAAATGGGTGAACTCAATGAGTTAGAGAATTGTGTCGCTTTGGTTGATGAGGGTCAACTCCCCGACGCCTCTGGTGATGACGAACTTGCTGGCGCGCAAAAGAAAAACATGATTGCGCTCAGAAAAATGGCAGAAAACAAGCCTGACGATAAAAACATAAGACTGCATTTGATGTTTTACCGAAGGCCTATGGCCATTCTGGGCGACGAGCGCGTTTGTGGTATCCGGTTAGAGAAAACGCGTGTAGAGGCCGATGGAACCTGCACAGGAACAGGAGAGACTGAAACCTTGCCTGTTGGGTTGATTGTGCCCTGTATCGGCTATAAATCTGCGCCCATCGAGGATGTTCCCTATAACGAACGGCGCGGCCGTTTTGAAAATGATGAAGGCTTGATCGCTGATCGGCTTTACTGTGTTGGTTGGGCGCGCCGCGGCCCCACGGGCACAATAGGAACCAATAAACCGGACGGTGTGGCAATCGCGAAAAAAATCCTTGAAGAGGTCCAGCCAAGTGGGCGCGGTGGCAGAGTAGGCCTTGATAAAATCGTTGAGGAACGTGACCTGAAAATTGTGACATTCGCTGACTGGAAGAAAATTGATGAAGCCGAAACCAGCGCTGCCACAGACGGCGCGCCACGCGTGAAGTTTGCGAGCGTAGAAGACATGATCGAAGCGGTCGATAATCAGTAA
- a CDS encoding Rieske (2Fe-2S) protein, protein MAPFDFSSRPKTIDYNRISKLHYLGNYVRPLPVSMTRMMENAYDWEHLPYVHPSSFAGIELLDSGTWGWRAKTTLPGQADNPVFQHIELLVDCTRNYWATTVLDGPGEGIEIHTQASKQISKQANELESKTGDHGIEVDVRFYLPEKPEDQGFSDALLRMMQVQYQTLYDEDQDLMQGRQEAIDRKNISGTSLKDPNQVSIPIAAIEGQLPHILEYKGTRYCIRKWNNEWVIYAADCPHLLGPLEHSSIDKDGTITCPWHGYKFSIKTGKNCDGKSSALQPAPELSVEENELKICFPNL, encoded by the coding sequence ATGGCACCCTTTGATTTTAGCTCCCGCCCTAAAACCATCGATTATAATCGCATCTCTAAGCTGCATTATCTTGGGAATTATGTTCGCCCACTTCCTGTCTCTATGACACGTATGATGGAAAACGCCTACGATTGGGAGCATTTGCCCTACGTGCACCCTTCGTCCTTTGCGGGAATTGAATTACTGGATAGTGGGACATGGGGATGGCGCGCTAAAACAACCTTGCCCGGACAAGCAGACAATCCTGTTTTCCAGCACATTGAGCTTTTGGTTGACTGTACAAGGAATTACTGGGCAACGACTGTTCTTGACGGCCCCGGCGAAGGAATAGAAATTCACACTCAGGCCAGTAAACAGATCAGCAAACAGGCCAATGAACTGGAAAGCAAAACAGGCGATCATGGTATAGAAGTTGATGTAAGGTTTTACCTGCCCGAAAAACCGGAAGACCAAGGGTTTTCTGACGCTCTGTTGAGGATGATGCAAGTACAGTATCAAACGCTCTATGATGAAGATCAGGACTTGATGCAGGGTCGGCAGGAAGCTATCGACCGAAAAAACATATCAGGTACTAGTCTAAAAGACCCCAATCAGGTTTCTATTCCAATCGCGGCAATCGAAGGCCAATTACCCCATATCCTGGAATATAAGGGTACACGTTATTGCATCAGAAAATGGAACAATGAGTGGGTCATTTATGCAGCAGACTGCCCCCACCTTTTAGGGCCGTTGGAACATTCGTCAATTGACAAGGATGGCACGATTACCTGCCCGTGGCATGGTTATAAATTCAGCATCAAAACAGGCAAAAACTGCGATGGAAAATCATCTGCATTACAGCCTGCGCCGGAATTATCGGTTGAAGAAAATGAATTGAAAATCTGCTTCCCAAACCTGTAA
- a CDS encoding PaaI family thioesterase, whose protein sequence is MKLIRARQFAVLFSKQMIEAIMAVEIPEGYKLWTDMGTDPFEDLAGPFHLKPQEDGTHKCAFISDPKHANMGGMIHGGLLMTFADYALFAIARDCLGEAGGVTISFNSEFVSAGPIGALIEASGEIVKVTGSMVFVRGKIYTGEQTILSFSGIIKKLRSR, encoded by the coding sequence ATGAAATTAATCAGAGCACGGCAGTTTGCCGTGCTTTTTTCAAAGCAAATGATTGAGGCTATAATGGCAGTAGAAATTCCTGAAGGATACAAGCTTTGGACCGATATGGGTACAGACCCTTTTGAGGATTTGGCCGGGCCATTTCACCTGAAACCTCAAGAAGATGGCACGCATAAGTGTGCCTTTATCTCTGACCCGAAACACGCCAATATGGGCGGTATGATCCATGGTGGCTTGTTAATGACATTTGCGGATTATGCACTTTTTGCGATTGCACGGGATTGCTTGGGCGAAGCAGGCGGGGTTACAATCTCGTTTAATAGTGAATTTGTCTCCGCGGGGCCTATTGGTGCATTGATTGAAGCGTCTGGTGAAATAGTGAAGGTTACGGGTTCCATGGTCTTTGTTCGCGGTAAGATATACACAGGTGAACAGACAATCCTTAGCTTCTCTGGTATCATCAAAAAACTTAGGTCACGCTAA